In Oscillatoria acuminata PCC 6304, a single window of DNA contains:
- a CDS encoding MBL fold metallo-hydrolase translates to MLFRQLYDNETSTYTYLIADETTKEAVLVDPVIEQVDRDLQLLEELGLTLRYCLETHIHADHITGTGELRSRTNCQGVVPENASAACADRFIKDGETLQVGDIEIKAIATWGHTDSHNAYLINGDRILTGDSLLIRGCGRTDFQSGNPGLLYDCITQKIFTLSGETLVYPGHDYKGRTVSTIGEEKNHNPRFVGKDRDSFIEQMNNLNLPNPKKIAEAVPANQGCGKPAII, encoded by the coding sequence ATGCTATTCCGCCAACTGTATGACAACGAAACCAGTACCTACACCTATTTAATCGCTGACGAAACCACCAAAGAAGCGGTATTAGTCGATCCGGTGATCGAGCAAGTTGATCGCGATTTGCAACTGCTGGAAGAGTTGGGATTAACCTTGCGCTATTGCTTGGAAACCCATATTCATGCGGATCACATCACAGGCACGGGAGAGTTGCGATCGCGCACGAACTGTCAGGGAGTTGTCCCGGAAAATGCCAGTGCTGCCTGTGCCGATCGCTTTATCAAAGATGGGGAAACCTTGCAGGTTGGGGACATTGAAATTAAAGCGATCGCCACCTGGGGACATACCGATAGCCATAATGCCTATCTCATCAATGGCGATCGGATTTTAACTGGAGACTCCCTACTAATTCGTGGATGTGGACGCACCGATTTTCAAAGTGGTAATCCCGGATTACTTTATGATTGTATTACCCAAAAAATCTTCACCTTATCCGGTGAAACCTTAGTCTATCCCGGTCACGACTACAAAGGCAGAACCGTCTCCACCATTGGTGAAGAAAAAAACCATAATCCTCGGTTTGTCGGCAAAGACCGCGATAGTTTTATCGAACAAATGAATAACTTAAATTTGCCGAATCCCAAGAAAATTGCTGAAGCCGTTCCTGCCAATCAAGGCTGTGGGAAACCCGCCATTATTTAG
- a CDS encoding SulP family inorganic anion transporter, with protein MNGIKQYLPILNWGLHYRREYLIGDITAGIIVASLLIPQGMAYAMLAGLPPEVGLYASILPLIVYACLGTSSNLSVAPVAVDSLMVAAAVSAFAGENTAEYLGLALTLAFLVGIIEIFMGVFRLGFLVNFLSQSVISGFISAAAILIGVSQVKHLLGVKIPQTESFVQLVSYLGAEVANTNGVTLMLGLMALVILIFFNKKVKDYLKQWRVSEAAIVPITKSAPLLLVIFSSLLVWGLRLDEIAGVKVVGTIPQGLPPISLPLFDGTTLQQLFPAALAISFVGFMEAFAVGSFLGSKKRQKLDANQELIALGAANASAAFTGGYPVTGGLSRSVVNFAAGANTGLASMITALVIAITVMFLTPLFYFLPQTILAAIILVAVANLSR; from the coding sequence ATGAATGGAATCAAACAGTATCTTCCTATTTTAAATTGGGGACTGCATTACCGGCGCGAGTATTTAATTGGAGATATAACCGCTGGAATTATCGTCGCCAGCTTGCTGATTCCTCAAGGTATGGCCTATGCAATGCTGGCCGGATTACCGCCAGAAGTGGGGTTATATGCCAGTATTTTACCGCTGATTGTCTATGCTTGTTTGGGAACCAGTAGCAACCTCTCTGTTGCACCAGTTGCGGTTGATTCTCTGATGGTTGCTGCCGCCGTTAGCGCCTTCGCTGGGGAAAATACTGCGGAATATTTAGGATTAGCCTTAACCCTAGCTTTCCTAGTGGGAATCATTGAAATTTTTATGGGAGTATTCCGCCTCGGGTTTTTGGTAAATTTCCTGAGTCAGTCGGTGATTTCGGGATTTATTAGTGCAGCGGCTATTTTAATAGGAGTCAGCCAAGTTAAACATTTATTAGGGGTAAAAATTCCGCAAACTGAGTCATTTGTGCAACTCGTTTCTTATTTAGGCGCAGAAGTGGCAAATACCAACGGGGTGACCCTGATGCTCGGGTTAATGGCCTTGGTTATTTTAATCTTTTTTAACAAAAAAGTCAAGGACTATCTGAAACAATGGCGAGTTTCGGAAGCGGCGATCGTCCCGATTACAAAAAGTGCGCCGTTGCTGCTGGTAATTTTCAGTTCTTTATTAGTTTGGGGATTGAGATTGGATGAAATTGCAGGAGTGAAAGTGGTGGGAACGATTCCCCAAGGATTGCCGCCAATTTCTCTACCCCTGTTTGATGGCACGACTTTACAACAGTTATTTCCGGCTGCTTTAGCGATTAGCTTTGTGGGATTTATGGAAGCATTTGCCGTGGGGAGTTTTTTAGGCAGTAAGAAACGCCAAAAACTGGATGCGAATCAGGAATTAATTGCGTTAGGGGCCGCCAATGCCAGTGCTGCCTTTACTGGGGGATATCCCGTAACTGGGGGATTGAGTCGGTCCGTGGTGAATTTTGCGGCGGGTGCAAATACGGGATTGGCATCAATGATTACGGCCCTTGTAATTGCGATTACAGTGATGTTTCTAACTCCCTTATTTTATTTTTTACCCCAAACAATTTTAGCCGCGATTATTTTAGTTGCGGTGGCGAATTTAAGTAGGTAG
- a CDS encoding IS630 family transposase: protein MGARLRVFLTPEEDRTLFELRMATTLPQRVKDRASIVRLNAHGWYVEKIASHFNWSVSRVRDTLHRWEKKGLGGLWDKAGRGSKAKWQDADIAYVEECLRQEPRTYNSKQLAKKLAAERQVYLSPDRLRRVLKKKGIIWKRTRISHKNKQDPEERSIKQADLDMLEFAAAAREIDLKYLDESGFCLWSSVGYTYFPKKEQKCQEQTRIRGRRLSILGIMQPKIGFTYGLAIGSFTSKSYIKMMEIEAEEASKELALTGRIRVIVQDNGPIHKSLEVQNKWPSWEEKGLYIFLLPKYCSEMNEIELEWQHLKRDELAGRMFEDELDLAYAVMAGVEARSVEGNYTAKRVKFKSGPSP, encoded by the coding sequence ATGGGCGCTCGCCTGAGAGTCTTTCTTACCCCAGAAGAAGATCGAACCTTGTTTGAACTTAGAATGGCAACCACTCTACCTCAAAGGGTAAAAGATAGAGCCTCCATTGTCCGGTTGAATGCTCATGGATGGTATGTAGAAAAGATTGCTAGTCACTTTAACTGGTCTGTTTCTAGAGTCCGGGACACACTGCATCGGTGGGAGAAGAAGGGACTAGGGGGACTGTGGGACAAAGCGGGGCGAGGAAGCAAAGCAAAATGGCAAGATGCTGATATAGCTTATGTAGAAGAATGTCTTAGGCAGGAACCCCGCACCTATAACAGTAAACAACTGGCTAAAAAACTGGCGGCAGAACGGCAAGTGTACCTAAGTCCTGATCGTCTCAGACGGGTGCTAAAAAAAAAGGGAATAATTTGGAAACGGACAAGAATTAGTCATAAAAATAAGCAAGACCCAGAAGAACGTTCGATAAAACAAGCCGATCTAGATATGTTGGAATTCGCCGCAGCAGCGAGAGAAATTGACCTAAAGTATTTAGATGAGTCGGGCTTTTGTTTATGGAGTTCAGTCGGTTATACCTATTTCCCAAAAAAGGAACAAAAATGTCAAGAACAAACGCGCATACGGGGGAGAAGACTGAGCATTTTAGGAATAATGCAACCCAAGATTGGCTTCACCTATGGCCTTGCCATTGGAAGTTTCACCAGTAAATCTTATATTAAAATGATGGAAATAGAAGCGGAGGAAGCCTCAAAGGAGTTGGCCCTAACAGGACGAATTCGGGTAATAGTGCAAGACAATGGGCCGATTCATAAAAGTTTAGAGGTTCAAAACAAATGGCCTTCATGGGAAGAGAAAGGATTGTACATCTTTTTACTCCCTAAATACTGCTCAGAAATGAATGAAATTGAATTAGAATGGCAGCATTTGAAACGTGATGAATTAGCCGGACGTATGTTTGAAGATGAACTAGACCTAGCTTATGCGGTTATGGCAGGTGTAGAGGCCCGAAGTGTAGAGGGAAACTATACAGCCAAACGGGTTAAGTTTAAGTCTGGCCCCTCTCCTTAA